Proteins from a genomic interval of Plasmodium reichenowi strain SY57 chromosome 13, whole genome shotgun sequence:
- a CDS encoding AAR2 protein, putative, producing MRVGNNTGVVNDEKIYEDNNFIYNDKCSLVIINDNEINKTRKGTYVRKNNEIKDGSHENYNIKEDIYEDNNKDNNEDDNYSYNIINNQSLGEDNTKEEFQEFVKNEGKENHMIKKKYFKLHIGFDYSNFSMDTNYKIIKFINKGSHFLYWNDDDINFFDDTILNKNMKCRDDDGISNNLKWRDNNNNNNNNNNKNNVRENFHSTKEYQMNEMKKNNCEEIRNSRFLYFDREHKLLVIKYNMKNNNFVYINEEDPTYQYFLNLHNKDFLDETLIKEKKDCILIYPYTYTKIWNTLTTYINDEVINKIEPVNKTFSSSFLKSDNDMINLHNQPYMFYSVIPKYSSKKKKEKKYVYDKNGRNNSKEKKEDNVEIVVQINDTAEKGDDNIIDISDDNVRDKYYVDITHRFNNSKNYMKEHNTINNTNVEGEKTYFEYISINNETNKYTPSDITIMNMEKYWILEEIIQQEYTYIYYNNEQIEGFVKYSDKLFYILGEFQFAFILFHLGYNYQSFIQWRKLFELMTNSSYLVTNSTNFFEEVLKAVCIQLSYLSEDFFDNSDNSFILFGIYNIYEIINNIDEKIRPKNITTLIDNIDSIVYTKIGLHLPDLSFVYEEYQPTYVNEEF from the exons ATGAGGGTAGGAAATAATACAGGGGTAgtaaatgatgaaaaaatatatgaagataacaattttatatataatgataaatgCTCCTtagttataataaatgacaacgaaataaataaaacaagAAAGGGAACATATGTTAGAAagaataatgaaataaaagatGGGTCACAcgaaaattataatataaaagaagatatttatgaagataataataaggataataatgaagatgataattattcatataatataataaataacCAATCGTTGGGTGAGGACAACACAAAGGAGGAATTTCAAGaatttgtaaaaaatgaaggaaaagaaaatcatatgataaaaaagaaatattttaagtTACACATAGGTTTTGACTATTCGAATTTTAGTATGGatacaaattataaaataataaaatttataaataagggaagtcattttttatattggaatgatgatgatataaatttttttgatgATACTATTTTGaacaaaaatatgaaatgtAGAGATGATGATGGTATTAGcaataatttaaaatggagagataataataataataataataataataataataaaaataatgttaGAGAAAATTTCCATTCAACTAAAGAATATCAAATGaatgaaatgaaaaaaaataattgtGAAGAGATAAGAAATAGTCGTTTTCTATATTTTGATAGAGAACATAAATTATTagttataaaatataatatgaaaaataataattttgtatatattaatgagGAGGATCCTACatatcaatattttttaaatttacataataaGGATTTTTTGGATGAAACATTaattaaagaaaagaaagattgtattttaatatatccatatacctatacaaaaatatgGAATACCTTAactacatatataaatgatgaggtaataaataaaatagaacCTGTAAACAAAACGTTTTCTTCATCTTTCTTAAAAAGCGATAATGACATGATAAATCTACACAACCAACcttatatgttttattcCGTCATACCTAAATATTCGtccaaaaaaaagaaggaaaaaaaatatgtatatgaCAAAAATGGAAGGAATAATTCAAAGGAGAAAAAGGAAGATAACGTGGAAATAGTTGtacaaataaatgataCGGCTGAAAAAggtgatgataatattattgatATATCTGATGATAATGTAAGagataaatattatgtCGATATAACTCATAGGTTTAATAATAgcaaaaattatatgaaggagcataatacaataaataatacaaatgtAGAAGGAgaaaaaacatattttgaatatatttctattaataatgaaacGAATAAATATACACCAAGTGATATAACTATTATGAACATGGAAAAATATTGGATATTGGAAGAAATAATTCAACAagaatatacatatatatattataataacgAACAAATAGAAGGATTCGTAAAATATTCAGATaaacttttttatatattaggTGAGTTTCAATTTgcttttattttatttcatttagGTTATAATTATCAATCATTTATTCAGTGGAGAAAATTATTTGAGCTTATGACTAATTCTTCTTACTTGGTCACAAATAGTACaa ATTTTTTTGAAGAAGTTTTAAAAGCTGTTTGTATACAACTGAGCTATCTGAGTGAAGATTTTTTTGATAACTCAGACAAtagttttattttatttggtatttataacatatatgaaataataaataatatagatgAAAAGATAAGaccaaaaaatattacaacATTGATAGATAATATCGATTCAATTGTGTATACAAAAATTGGTCTGCATTTACCTGACTTGTCTTTTGTCTATGAGGAATATCAACCCACATATGTGAACGAAGAATTTTAA
- a CDS encoding mitogen-activated protein kinase phosphatase 1, putative, whose product MEYKSIDFEELKKKVREEKTSEKNNENKESSKNENYVELLRDQENGKYLKELNNDSNNKKDVLPCSLKNNITCKMINSFYIYNYIQLILNEGSNKSVYILDIRNEELFNQGHIKSSINIYNKKMMIQINKEMICKDNLKIIFYDHNNMTNIYDDCINLYNIYFSNIKVENIYILKGGYEDFEREYGFLCIYKKVDVKGQISSHIYNSSAYINYPIKMFDNLYLGNIIHINNIFINDFLNIKYIYDFTSTGFVIKTENKETRENKELLYFRYNVYTKNFENTNSLNNESINYYNFLDIHMIYKVIISMISTNQNYISHNNNNNDDVIYNDQNNNMALCTNQIKDNNTSFIKQNKEELIYYINSTHNNKKKYMNNQNNILIICNHGMKNPTSEKTNSISLIICMCYIMYIKKYNPNLIIAYMLKIYNNWSINSQTKSFLESFYKSLIKCNYNLSKYYSKKYICHNKEEHINISTDNHNQKESLLNIITSDNYRKLFDKYELNKNYIYLQYDEKYILNIKQEHIILDINIIKQQINDHDITISYEYVIMSILFYFYNITTINYQHINDVLQIITLILNKKQNYHQLYLIVPYISLIIINICKILTYNTIENNSINNTNLENHYNVKYTLFHLIYKNIIICIDILINNDDIYNHVINEEFHLTCLTNQVYIKNKNIDKQFYIILLSLKYFLITLLHLYLNPHITNTKFLTVDEIFHLLKKIDTFSDYYYSVFKININLFQSENYEAKICSADYLPLYFSDILRPFIVINNYIN is encoded by the coding sequence ATGGAATATAAAAGCATCGATTTTGAGGAactgaaaaaaaaagtaagAGAGGAAAAAACAAGcgaaaaaaataatgaaaacAAGGAAAGTAgcaaaaatgaaaattatgTAGAACTATTGAGAGATCAAGAAAATGGAAAATATTTGAAAGAACTTAATAATGATAGTAATAACAAAAAGGATGTTTTACCCTGCTCcttaaaaaataacataacctgtaaaatgataaattcattttatatttataattacatACAACTGATATTAAATGAAGGAAGTAACAAAAGTGTATACATATTAGATATTCGAAATGAAGAATTATTTAACCAGGGTCATATTAAAAGtagtattaatatatataataaaaagatgatgatacaaataaataaagaaatgaTATGTAAAGacaatttaaaaattatctTTTATGATCACAATAACATGactaatatatatgatgacTGTATTAatctatataatatctatttttcaaatattaaAGTAGAGaacatatacattttaaaaGGAGGATATGAAGATTTTGAAAGAGAATATGGTTTCTTgtgtatttataaaaaggtTGATGTAAAAGGACAAATTTCTtcacatatttataatagtagtgcatatataaattatccTATAAAAATGTTTGATAACTTATATTTAGGAAACATTAtccatataaataatatttttataaatgatTTTTTGAACATCAAATACATTTATGATTTTACTTCAACTGGATTTGTTATAAAAAcagaaaataaagaaacAAGGGAAAATAAGGaacttttatattttagatataatgtatatactaaaaattttgaaaataCAAATTCTTTGAATAATGAATCtattaattattacaattttttagatatacatatgatatataaagTTATTATTTCTATGATAAGTACAaatcaaaattatatatctcataataataataataatgatgatgtaatatataatgatcagaataataatatggcTTTATGTACAAACcaaataaaagataataatacatcatttataaaacaaaataaagaagagttaatatattatataaattctacacataataacaaaaaaaaatacatgaataatcaaaataatatacttattatatgtaatcATGGAATGAAAAATCCTACATcagaaaaaacaaatagTATAAGtcttattatatgtatgtgttatattatgtatataaaaaaatataaccCTAATTTAATTATTGCCTATATgctaaaaatatataataactGGAGTATAAATTCACAGACAAAATCATTTTTAGAAAGTTTCTATAAATCCCTAATTAAGtgtaattataatttatcaaaatattattcaaaaaaatatatatgtcatAATAAAGAggaacatataaatatttcaacAGATAATCATAATCAAAAGGAATCactattaaatattataacaaGTGATAATTATAGGAAATTATTTGATAAATAcgaattaaataaaaattatatatatttacagtatgatgaaaaatatatactaaATATCAAACAagaacatataatattagatataaatataataaaacaacaaataaatgaccatgatataacaatatcttatgaatatgtaataatgtccatcttattttatttttataatattacaacAATAAATTATCAACATATTAATGATGTCTTACAAATTATTACACTTATACTAAATAAGAAACAAAATTATCATCAACTTTATTTAATAGTTCCTTACATATCAttaatcataataaatatatgtaaaatttTAACGTACAATACAATTGAAAACAATAGTATTAACAATACAAATTTAGAAAATCATTACAATGTAAAATATACTTTATTTCatctaatatataaaaatattattatatgtattgatatattaataaataatgatgatatatataatcatgTAATTAATGAAGAATTTCATCTTACATGTTTAACAAACCAGGtctatataaaaaataaaaatattgataaacaattttatataatattattatcattaaaatattttcttataacTCTTTTGCATTTATATCTTAATCCACACATAACAAATACGAAATTTTTAACTGTAGATGAAATATTCCATctattgaaaaaaattgataCCTTTTCAGACTATTATTATTCggtttttaaaataaacattAACTTATTTCAGAGTGAAAATTATGAGGCAAAAATATGTTCAGCCGATTATTTGCCCCTATATTTTTCGGATATATTAAGACCATTTAtagtaataaataattacatAAACTAA
- a CDS encoding membrane integral peptidase, M50 family, putative — MGSRNKMLLYNNALMEHKRLASSFLSVYKEKGYNYEKCQNCLSYFLSLVPLLIVGGIHLFIKMNGYYIGNLFLTITYLFSFFFFILYYYNSYIIFVLFVFFAFLIYLCLHEFAHALVAYKYGDITMIYKGYLYLDILNYLDIFHTLIIPLITLFITGFGIPGNLYWLQLHFIRSRFQLSFIFLSGPLSDILYILFIVFFYNLYSYFKNHKNLNVQPHSILFISLATAVSFLVDSFLLNLCPILGFDGWGILEPYLPYCLNNIINEEIVYTYLSYICPLLVFIYFNFIETRYLFFTRIVNFILARILGIELGHVTNGVNTFPTLYSYLRKI; from the exons ATGGGGTCAAGAAATAAAATGCTACTTTATAATAACGCATTAATGGAACATAAAAGATTAGCTAGCAGTTTTTTATCAgtatataaagaaaaaggttataattatgaaaagTGTCAGAATTgtttatcatattttttatcgTTAGTTCCTTTATTAATTGTAGGTGgaatacatttatttataaaaatgaatggTTACTATATTGggaatttatttttaacaataacatatttgttttctttctttttctttatattatattattataattcatatataatatttgtattatttgtatttttcgcatttttaatatactTATGTTTACACGAATTTGCACATGCATTGGTTGCATATAAGTATGGTGACATTACTATGATATATAAAGGGTATTTATATTTGGATATATTGAATTATTTAGATATTTTTCATACATTAATAATACCACTAATAACACTATTTATAACAGGGTTTGGTATTCCTGGAAATTTATATTGGTTACaattacattttataaGAAGTCGATTTCaattatcttttatatttttatctgGTCCCTTATCAgatatattgtatatattatttatagtttttttttataatttatattcatattttaaaaatcaTAAGAATTTAAATGTGCAGCCACATTCaatattgtttatatcTTTGGCTACAGCTGTTTCTTTCTTAGTGGATTCGTTTCTTTTAAACTTATGTCCTATTTTAGGTTTTGATGGTTGGGGTATACTTGAGCCGTATTTACCCTATTGCTTAAACAACAt aataaatgaagaaattGTGTACACTTATCTGTCGTACATATGTCCACTATTAGtgttcatatatttcaatTTCATTGAAACGAGATATCTGTTTTTTACCAGAATTGTTAATTTTATACTAGCAAGAATTTTAGGTATTGAATTGGGTCATGTAACAAATGGAGTTAACACTTTCCCAACCTTATATTCTTATCTACGAAAAATTTAA
- a CDS encoding hypothetical protein (conserved Plasmodium protein, unknown function) encodes MPHHLTSFVAALTGSISSGTCCGCIPFTFSPAVTPTIASTTAPLSAAIPNTVLPAAVATQSAVSSTPVLTSVMSFFAPLLSFYKNYQNYQDFEETKVNNKEKVDKSCQCNLINSDELDFNYNKKEPSYVNENKSLEDNHISNDSHTSDNECYIKDEILLEELRLLAHEKCSSSSEFSGTSFLDDKEMEHFKNINTH; translated from the coding sequence atgCCACATCATTTAACATCCTTTGTTGCTGCATTAACTGGTTCTATAAGTTCTGGGACATGTTGTGGTTGTATCCCTTTCACCTTTTCTCCAGCAGTAACTCCAACTATAGCATCTACTACAGCTCCTTTATCAGCAGCCATACCAAATACAGTATTACCAGCAGCAGTTGCTACTCAAAGTGCTGTATCATCAACTCCCGTATTAACTAGTGTCATGTCTTTCTTTGCTCCACTTTTAagtttttataaaaattatcaaaattatCAAGATTTCGAAGAAACTAAGGTAaataataaggaaaaaGTAGACAAGTCGTGTCAATgtaatttaataaattcaGATGAACTAgattttaattataataagaagGAACCATCATAtgtaaatgaaaataaatcCTTAGAAGATAATCATATATCTAATGATAGTCATACTAGCGATAATGAATGTTATATTAAagatgaaatattattagaaGAACTCAGATTATTAGCTCATGAAAAATGTTCATCGAGTAGTGAATTTTCAGGTACTTCTTTTTTGGATGATAAGGAAATGgaacattttaaaaatataaatacacattag
- a CDS encoding hypothetical protein (conserved Plasmodium protein, unknown function) produces MSSLEQQIKEIENNIIVKEGKIQSLLKDIEEIKNKSQLYYENLIDQQDILLKKKKKNILLELKINNLIKNNIKTSKNIHHVNIHINCLFDELKNTKCDIKEKYNKFNNIFYFLDNYKKCDNNIILITSILKNFSIKKNEHNILLKSLLDKNTNKKNKLVNNIKEINSNINNIISNILILDEQIISNLNKIKNVIYDNLNIYQEENEKYQQNSEMNICLNIINKIIEKQQNDNNTFLHIYNISDNIHNNIIISPYKKDNAEKLQLELNTQEFLELENFFS; encoded by the coding sequence atGAGTTCGCTAGAACAAcaaattaaagaaatagaaaataaCATAATTGTAAAGGAAGGGAAAATTCAAAGCTTATTAAAGGATatagaagaaataaaaaataaatcacaattatattatgaaaatttgATAGATCAACAAGACATTTTactcaaaaaaaaaaaaaaaaatatattgttagagttaaagataaataacttaataaaaaacaacATCAAAActtcaaaaaatattcatcatgttaatattcatataaattgtTTGTTCGATGAGTTGAAAAATACAAAGTGTGatataaaggaaaaatataataaatttaataacatattttattttcttgataattataaaaaatgtgataataatataatcCTAATTACATCAATTCTAAAGAACTTTTCTATTAAGAAAAACgaacataatatattactCAAATCATTACttgataaaaatacaaataaaaagaataaattaGTAAACAacataaaagaaattaataGTAATATCAACAATATCATATCAAACATTCTAATATTAGATGAACAAATCATTTCTAAtttgaataaaataaaaaatgtcatatatgataatttaaatatttatcaagaggaaaatgaaaaatatcAGCAAAATTCTGAAATGAATATATGtctaaatataataaataaaattatagaaaagcaacaaaatgataataatacatttcttcatatataCAACATTTCTGACAATATAcacaataatattataatatccCCTTATAAAAAGGATAACGCAGAAAAACTACAACTAGAATTAAATACCCAAGAATTTCTTGAACttgaaaattttttctCATAA
- a CDS encoding hypothetical protein (conserved Plasmodium protein, unknown function): MSENKDNYEERDYNFLNRKDYNSIYKKVLWPINHGIYDFDDKNLKKELCLIVTNIPVEWSKYDVVWFFREYFYRLAINKNIFFPLIEHVYLLKNQPSAILACHDGISRETIESLSHFILKNMKNKKKIRLNIEPYYKKNNDEQTKKDKHDIHEEKYEKNEKDGEDELDTHNNKKTGMQDENNVVSKMRKISITPPRDNGMEWPRDLDLRNCYNIEMRKKLCVFGRYKPLHWGVKEMSKFLKYYFENLKRDHENFEIPEICDMWADKGTHLVTLACKNEISRFNMLLIRACYLNEEDAKYNMKNSLRVWIEFEKWTSYKNTVNKNFKNYKVGKNDNNKYSSSIHDHMIEKNHRRKFSQKPYYDDFRRYKSSYVKTSNINSFKPYNHNNFPPKDYKYRRNNDYSRNIQNNRSPSPHYSKYKKNYSKSLSSENYHMKKIKRSKSFEERNSRVTNMDYISSQNMTQYNKKFSHSYSRNS; encoded by the exons ATGTCTGAAAATAAGGATAATTATGAAGAAAGAgattataattttttgaataGAAAAGATTATAATTCCATTTATAAGAAAGTCTTATGGCCAATAAATCATGGGATTTATGATTTTGATGATAAGAATTTAAAGAAAGAGTTATGTTTAATTGTAACTAATATTCCTGTTGAATGGAGTAAATATGATGTTGTTTGGTTTTTTCGGGAATATTTTTATCGTTTAGCCatcaataaaaatattttcttccCTCTAATAGAacatgtatatttattaaaaaatcaACCTTCAGCTATTTTGGCTTGCCATGATGGTATATCAAGAGAAACCATTGAAAGTTTATCTCATTTCATTTTGaagaatatgaaaaataaaaaaaaaattcgTTTGAATATAGAAccatattataaaaagaataatgatgaacaaacaaaaaaagataaaCACGACATACATGAGGagaaatatgaaaaaaatgaaaaggaTGGTGAAGATGAATTAGATACTcacaataataaaaaaactGGTATGCAAGATGAAAATAACGTTGTAAGTAAGATGAGAAAGATATCCATAACACCACCACGAg ATAACGGTATGGAATGGCCACGTGACCTAGATTTAAGAAATTGCTACAATATAGAAATGAGAAAAAAGTTGTGTGTATTTGGTCGTTATAAGCCGTTGCATTGGGGTGTAAAAGAAATGTCTaaatttttgaaatattattttgagAATTTGAAAAGAGATCATGAAAATTTTGAAATTCCCGAAATTTGTGATATGTGGGCTGATAAAGGAACGCATTTAGTAACATTAGCCtgtaaaaatgaaatatcTCGTTTTAACATGTTACTTATAAGAGCATGTTATTTGAATGAAGAAGATGCAAAATATAACATGAAAAATTCATTGCGCGTTTGGATTGAATTTGAAAAATGGACatcttataaaaatacggtaaataaaaattttaaaaattataaggtaggaaaaaatgataacaataaatattcttCTTCTATTCATGATCATATGattgaaaaaaatcataGAAGAAAATTTTCTCAAAAACCATACTACGATGACTTTCGAAGATATAAATCGAGTTATGTTAAAACAAGTAATATCAATTCTTTTAAGCcttataatcataataatttccCCCCTAAAgattataaatatagacgcaataatgattattcacgtaatatacaaaataatagaTCACCATCTCCTCATTatagtaaatataaaaaaaattattcaaaGTCTTTATCATCAGAAAATTATCAcatgaagaaaataaaaaggtCTAAATCGTTTGAAGAACGTAATAGTAGGGTCACGAATATGGATTATATATCGTCACAAAATATGACACagtataataaaaaattctCACATTCGTATTCTCGAAATTCATAA